In one window of Helianthus annuus cultivar XRQ/B chromosome 17, HanXRQr2.0-SUNRISE, whole genome shotgun sequence DNA:
- the LOC110925004 gene encoding uncharacterized protein LOC110925004: MVKFCGEIAGTERLKIIRYHAMLKAEYREFVNPSKCATLNELIDWARDRKIEIKRQVERGEKRVAEKSTNTNPSKKARFQDQNRKGKTSSGIPTCKTCGKHHSGECFWERKDAINVGKRDIPECPKLQQGAKKDGKKDESSKARGRMFQLTSDEAKTSPDVVSGIFLVNSMPMNVLFDSGASRSFTSNELLVHPSFKLEKMIVPLEVEVADSKSYLLHDICRNCKILIEDEEFSIDLVPMYMGEFKVVVGMDWLAQNHAEIQCEKKVIHVVTSGGNG; this comes from the exons ATGGTGAAATTTTGTGGGGAGATAGCGGGGACTGAGAGGTTGAAAATCATACGTTACCATGCTATGTTAAAGGCTGAATATCGGGAGTTCGTAAATCCCTCCAAGTGTGCAACGTTGAACGAATTAATCGACTGGGCAAGAGATAGGAAGATTGAGATAAAAAGACAGGTTGAAAGGGGAGAAAAAAGGGTGGCGGAGAAGTCTACCAACACAAACCCATCGAAAAAGGCAAGATTTCAAGACCAAAACAGAAAAGGGAAAACGAGTAGTGGAATTCCGACTTGCAAGACATGTGGAAAGCATCATTCGGGTGAATGCTTTTGGGAAAGAAAGGATGCTATAAATGTGGGCAAGAGGGACATCC CGGAATGTCCGAAACTCCAACAAGGGGCAAAGAAAGATGGAAAGAAGGATGAGTCTTCCAAGGCTCGTGGGAGGATGTTCCAGTTAACCTCGGATGAAGCTAAGACTAGCCcggatgtggtctcaggtatattcttGGTTAATTCTATGCCTATGAatgtattatttgattccgggGCTAGTAGATCGTTTACTTCTAATGAATTGTTAGTTCATCCATCTTTTAAGCTTGAAAAGATGATAGTACCCTTAGAAGTGGAAGTTGCTGATAGTAAAAGCTATTTGTTACATGATATTTGTAGAAACTGTAAGATCTTAATCGAAGATGAGGAATTTAGTATAGATCTTGTCCCGATGTACATGGGGGAATTTAAAGTAgttgtaggaatggattggcttGCCCAAAACCACGCTGAAATTCAATGTGAAAAGAAAGTCATTCATGTAGTAACCTCGGGGGGAAACGGGTAA